The Vicinamibacteria bacterium genome includes a window with the following:
- a CDS encoding gamma-glutamyltransferase family protein translates to MTISRCAPPASLVLLLASTSPAPAAQTMRAEVNAKSYAIAAGRHFAVEAGMRMFREGGNAFDAGVAAVLAASVSEIQLFGFGGEAPVVLYDARSRRVLVVNGQGVAPAEAKPEVWAGQPYIDFHGPRAATVPAVLDSVTIVLTQFGTKRLSEVLAPAIELADGFPMYGILHDALVRERKNCERYPSTMAVYYPKGRVPEIGEIFRQPDLARTLRAIASAEEAAFKRSKDRAKAMEAGRAVFYQGDVARRLVNATREGGGLLSAEDLATFRGRVEPPAKATYRGYDVYKAGFWTQGPVMLETLNLLSGFDLRAMGFQSADYLHTVTEAMKLAFDDRDAYYADTDFVPVPTEGLLSTEYAASRRNLIDPRVASHAHRPGSPGGANPPALGSTLTGPPSGATGDTTAVNAVDAAGNLFSAVVSGAWVLDGAFIAGDTGVPLSQRMQQFSLDPKSPNVVAPKKRPRITLTPTILLKDNRPYLALATPGGDSQDQQNLNVLLAHIDFGLRIQEAIEAPRINSEHMRQSFRDHREQPGVLTIESRVPWDVLEELRRRGHDLRIVGPFRMPTAVTAVGIDPQTGTLFGGADVRGERAIAGW, encoded by the coding sequence GTGACCATTTCCCGCTGCGCCCCCCCCGCCTCCCTTGTCTTGCTTCTGGCCAGTACCTCGCCGGCCCCTGCCGCCCAGACCATGCGGGCGGAGGTGAACGCCAAGTCCTACGCCATCGCGGCCGGACGCCACTTCGCGGTGGAAGCGGGGATGCGGATGTTCCGCGAAGGTGGCAACGCCTTCGACGCGGGGGTAGCGGCGGTGTTGGCGGCGAGCGTGAGCGAGATCCAGCTTTTCGGGTTCGGGGGCGAGGCCCCGGTCGTGCTCTACGATGCTCGCAGCCGGCGGGTCCTGGTCGTGAACGGCCAGGGAGTGGCCCCCGCCGAGGCCAAACCCGAGGTCTGGGCCGGTCAGCCCTACATTGACTTCCACGGCCCTCGCGCCGCCACCGTGCCCGCGGTGCTGGATTCGGTAACCATCGTCCTCACCCAGTTCGGCACCAAGCGCCTCTCCGAGGTTCTGGCCCCCGCCATCGAACTCGCGGACGGCTTTCCCATGTACGGCATCCTCCATGACGCCCTGGTCCGCGAACGCAAGAACTGCGAGCGCTATCCGTCGACCATGGCCGTTTACTACCCGAAAGGCCGGGTCCCCGAGATCGGCGAGATCTTTCGCCAGCCCGACCTGGCCCGCACGCTGCGCGCCATTGCCTCCGCGGAGGAGGCGGCGTTCAAGCGCTCGAAGGACCGGGCCAAGGCCATGGAGGCGGGACGCGCCGTTTTCTACCAGGGCGACGTCGCCCGGCGGCTGGTGAACGCGACCCGGGAGGGGGGCGGCCTCCTCTCCGCCGAGGACCTCGCCACCTTCCGGGGTCGGGTGGAGCCGCCGGCCAAGGCCACCTACCGGGGCTACGACGTTTACAAGGCCGGCTTCTGGACGCAGGGGCCGGTGATGCTCGAGACCCTCAATCTGCTCTCGGGATTTGACCTCCGGGCCATGGGCTTCCAATCCGCGGACTACCTCCACACGGTGACCGAGGCCATGAAGCTCGCCTTCGATGACCGCGACGCTTACTACGCGGACACCGACTTCGTACCCGTGCCCACCGAGGGGCTGCTCTCTACGGAATACGCGGCGTCGCGGCGAAACCTGATCGATCCCCGGGTGGCCTCGCATGCCCACCGGCCGGGCAGCCCGGGGGGGGCGAACCCGCCCGCCCTGGGGTCCACGCTCACCGGCCCCCCCTCGGGCGCCACCGGCGACACCACGGCCGTCAACGCGGTGGACGCCGCGGGCAACCTCTTCTCCGCAGTGGTCTCCGGGGCCTGGGTGCTGGACGGGGCCTTCATCGCCGGCGACACCGGTGTGCCCCTGTCCCAGCGCATGCAGCAGTTCAGCCTGGACCCCAAGAGCCCGAACGTGGTGGCCCCCAAGAAGCGGCCACGCATCACCCTCACCCCCACCATCCTCCTCAAGGACAACCGACCCTACCTCGCCCTCGCCACGCCCGGGGGCGACAGCCAAGACCAGCAGAACTTGAACGTGCTCCTGGCCCACATCGACTTTGGCCTCCGCATCCAGGAGGCGATCGAGGCGCCCCGCATCAACTCCGAGCACATGCGCCAGTCCTTCCGGGACCATCGAGAGCAGCCCGGGGTGCTCACCATCGAGAGCCGGGTGCCCTGGGATGTGCTGGAGGAGCTGCGCCGGCGCGGCCACGACCTGCGGATCGTGGGCCCCTTCCGCATGCCCACCGCGGTCACGGCGGTGGGAATCGATCCGCAGACGGGCACCCTCTTCGGGGGCGCGGACGTACGGGGAGAGCGGGCCATCGCCGGCTGGTAG